In a single window of the uncultured Dysgonomonas sp. genome:
- a CDS encoding lipid-binding protein, with translation MFTSCLQEKDNWYSETAALDGRYVVATSCAEYSDDDTSIEDGEEVMIYNSAANVNDEIWIDTHVAGTAVKSKFKITGDASGFKGVTAESSNVSTLSSYIYVNGGFYNPATYTKPTAVGQLIGGIQVYSRVTLVEGKVTPKSATTIGGNVSDGVYIKVITHNDYVQFIGVLVPEKDWTVPGVPEFVWQLKEGSNTPADSDGMDETWTLEGYRYTGYPEDATH, from the coding sequence ATGTTTACATCATGCTTGCAAGAAAAAGATAACTGGTATTCAGAAACCGCAGCATTGGATGGACGTTATGTTGTAGCTACATCGTGTGCAGAATATTCTGATGATGACACTTCCATCGAAGACGGAGAAGAAGTTATGATCTATAATTCTGCTGCCAATGTAAATGATGAAATTTGGATTGATACACATGTTGCCGGTACAGCAGTCAAAAGTAAATTTAAAATTACAGGAGATGCTTCAGGCTTTAAAGGTGTAACCGCAGAGTCTAGTAATGTAAGTACTCTATCGTCTTATATTTATGTAAATGGCGGTTTCTATAATCCGGCAACATATACAAAACCTACTGCAGTTGGTCAATTAATTGGTGGTATCCAAGTATATAGTCGTGTAACACTGGTAGAAGGGAAAGTTACTCCAAAAAGCGCTACAACTATTGGAGGTAATGTATCAGATGGTGTTTATATTAAGGTAATAACACATAATGACTATGTTCAATTTATCGGTGTACTAGTACCTGAAAAGGATTGGACGGTTCCCGGCGTGCCTGAGTTTGTATGGCAATTAAAAGAGGGAAGCAATACGCCTGCCGATAGTGATGGTATGGATGAAACGTGGACCCTCGAAGGTTATCGTTACACTGGATATCCAGAAGATGCTACCCATTAA
- a CDS encoding immunoglobulin-like domain-containing protein → MKILYKYSLIIASLFFLLSCDKDTEDVSRITEYASFEMQGDNFMYILANSTFTEPGVKATESGVEIPVETKGTVNTAVPDVYAIQYSATNSDGFPASVLRRVAVVPAIPTTDLSGEYQLVHATRKNKITITRVDGFLGYYHATDSWWQTYAIALDFVDMGDGTIKILPGSSPYGAHYGTGNILPDGQIQFVVTLPNQGNMTYSTTYKLQ, encoded by the coding sequence ATGAAAATATTATATAAATATAGTCTGATAATCGCTTCTCTATTTTTTCTTTTATCCTGCGATAAAGACACAGAAGATGTTTCAAGAATAACAGAGTACGCCTCATTTGAAATGCAAGGTGATAATTTTATGTATATTCTTGCTAACTCTACATTTACAGAGCCGGGTGTTAAGGCAACAGAATCAGGAGTAGAAATACCCGTAGAAACGAAAGGTACAGTGAATACAGCTGTTCCAGATGTTTATGCTATTCAGTATTCTGCAACAAATTCAGATGGCTTTCCTGCCTCGGTATTAAGAAGAGTTGCAGTTGTGCCAGCTATTCCGACAACAGATCTTTCTGGCGAGTATCAACTTGTGCATGCTACCCGTAAAAATAAAATAACTATTACGAGAGTCGATGGATTTTTAGGCTATTATCATGCTACAGACAGTTGGTGGCAGACTTATGCCATAGCACTTGATTTTGTTGATATGGGGGACGGTACAATAAAAATTTTGCCGGGCTCATCCCCTTACGGAGCACATTATGGAACGGGAAATATTTTGCCTGACGGACAAATTCAGTTTGTTGTTACTTTGCCTAACCAAGGTAATATGACTTATAGTACAACTTATAAATTACAATAA
- a CDS encoding SusD/RagB family nutrient-binding outer membrane lipoprotein, with the protein MKRKLLIILSAIFLLFTTGCSDWLDINHDPNALAEVPDPKVLLPAVEMGVANNLMGWDFGFGGAYWVEYWAQSYTASQFKSLSEYLPQEFNTAYQSLTSQPMLDLEYIKANTKDSENKGYYFVAEALSIFTWQIITDVWGDMPYSEALKAKEGIFHPKQDKQEDIYADLLKRVDDLLAIDLTGSSIDGTYDYIYKGDMAEWHKFASALKLKLMIRLSETSLYDNAKTLNYIKSADMLTLSAKISGKIWNDDMEGKRHPMREFQQGEANYISTNVIACKTFFDYLKVNADPRLAKLFSGEKAAFFGDFNSKEDSDGNGTTDDKETYATAVLPEDMDLMLMTDWEVNFYIAEVYARAGDAKAKDYYEAGVKASLNQHVIINADKKPDYSILETGYAKWTGGNVETQIKQIAMQKWVANCNYQHIEAFLERNRTKYPSVNEIDIAADRKKAWIDFPVGDLTISVRGRALLGGNLPASPLYPSSYRDRNNNAPSQKPNVGEKVWWNQKQGK; encoded by the coding sequence ATGAAAAGAAAATTATTAATTATATTATCCGCTATCTTCTTATTGTTCACAACCGGATGTAGCGATTGGTTAGATATTAATCATGATCCAAACGCATTGGCAGAAGTGCCGGATCCAAAGGTATTGCTGCCGGCTGTGGAAATGGGTGTTGCCAACAACCTGATGGGTTGGGATTTCGGATTTGGTGGAGCTTATTGGGTAGAATACTGGGCTCAGTCTTATACCGCATCTCAATTTAAATCATTAAGCGAATACTTGCCGCAGGAATTCAATACGGCTTATCAGTCGCTGACAAGTCAGCCGATGCTTGATTTGGAATATATCAAGGCTAATACGAAAGATAGCGAAAATAAAGGATATTACTTCGTTGCAGAAGCTTTATCTATTTTTACTTGGCAAATCATTACCGATGTCTGGGGTGATATGCCCTATTCTGAAGCATTAAAGGCAAAAGAAGGAATTTTTCATCCCAAGCAGGACAAGCAGGAAGATATATATGCTGATTTATTAAAAAGGGTAGATGATCTTTTGGCAATTGATTTAACCGGATCTTCCATTGACGGAACTTACGATTACATATATAAAGGTGATATGGCAGAATGGCATAAATTTGCCAGTGCGTTGAAGCTGAAGTTGATGATACGTCTATCTGAAACTTCTCTATATGATAATGCTAAAACATTGAACTATATTAAGAGTGCGGATATGTTAACGTTGAGCGCTAAAATCTCCGGCAAAATATGGAACGATGATATGGAAGGTAAACGTCATCCTATGCGCGAATTTCAACAGGGGGAGGCTAACTACATCTCTACAAATGTAATTGCATGTAAAACTTTTTTTGACTATTTAAAAGTAAATGCTGATCCCCGTTTGGCTAAGCTGTTCTCTGGTGAAAAAGCTGCATTTTTCGGCGATTTCAACTCGAAAGAAGACTCTGATGGAAACGGAACGACAGACGATAAAGAAACATACGCTACTGCTGTTTTACCTGAAGATATGGATTTGATGTTGATGACAGATTGGGAGGTGAATTTTTACATTGCCGAAGTGTACGCCCGCGCAGGGGATGCTAAAGCCAAGGATTATTATGAAGCCGGAGTAAAAGCATCGTTGAATCAACACGTTATTATTAACGCAGACAAAAAGCCTGATTATTCCATTTTGGAAACTGGTTATGCAAAATGGACAGGTGGGAATGTAGAGACTCAGATAAAACAAATTGCTATGCAGAAATGGGTCGCTAATTGCAACTATCAGCATATAGAAGCATTCTTGGAACGTAACCGTACTAAATATCCTTCAGTAAACGAAATTGATATTGCTGCTGACAGGAAGAAGGCATGGATTGATTTTCCTGTAGGCGACCTGACAATATCGGTTAGAGGAAGAGCCTTGTTGGGCGGTAATTTACCGGCTTCTCCTTTATATCCTTCATCTTATAGGGACAGAAATAATAATGCACCTTCACAGAAGCCCAATGTTGGAGAAAAAGTATGGTGGAATCAAAAACAAGGTAAGTAA
- a CDS encoding SusC/RagA family TonB-linked outer membrane protein — translation MKKRVMLILSCLFLSIGFIVAQTTKISGTVVDSNGEPVISASVVVKGTTVGTVTDVDGQFSINVPEGRNTLVFTLVGMKTAELRMSQGMRVVMENDEHLLQDVVVTALGVARDKKTLGYSVSSIKGDDIANSRALNPMSALQGKVSGVEVSSSGTPGGTQNVTIRGFNSFGNNQPLYVVDGIPLTNKQNQSGSISGGVNTLNAQADFGSGINALNPNDIESMTVLKGSAASALYGSRAAQGVIMITTKSGKNTNGKLKIEYNGGITVQQIGRLPDEQQMFGQGWSGDRALDENGSWGARFDGKDRVWGNVVDNSQKIKPYNYLKNRIRDFYDLGFGYNNALSLSGGTDKTLYHLSVSHNYLDGPIPTNTDSYNRFTVASNASHKANKLLISSSFNVSVEKNRVSTTGQDQSVYRSLNEIATDISIVDLKDYNDKFNNLDNYFTPYGLNPYFVLSAKEALQRKYKFFGKVQLDYDLLSNLKLTYRFGGDYETSTADMHYDAVSFTPGSYNRNGPANAGSYSQDKRDYLQVNHDYFATFNERFGDFSVNAIVGGNANEQKMTRLYGSISSIDIPGFYHLSNTLTPAVAEQTSDRYRILGAYVNADFGYQDYLYLTLTARNDWSSALPKKNNSFFYPAAMLSFIVSDYMKLKNINTGPLDYAKVRLSYGRTGKDTTPYFVYDRFVVGSVLNPGFPNVDDLSFPLGGINGYTISNTLENQNLKPELTDEFEVGFESSFLDQRIGLEFSYYNKLTKGLIATMPIDPTAGYTAQRANLGDVRNSGIELSLSLVPVKTRDFQWDITYNFTKNNNKVETLGVPEVYLGGYGGIGIYAVEGKPLGQFKTQKALTVNIDGVDHTVVDGAGNPQPTPNEVFLDKDINEKYRMGLTNTFTYKGISLSATLDLRYGGYIYSYSKDYLGWVGSGPETAYNDRNPFLIPNSVVQNGTDTNGNPVYVENTTPVDPTSLNTFYSNGGFEYSDNNVIDRSYLKLRNVSLAYQLPKKICEKLRVSSLRVSATASNILLWTPKDNMYIDPEVTTWGNDISSKFGEFASTPPYQSYVFGVQLSF, via the coding sequence ATGAAGAAAAGAGTGATGTTAATTCTATCCTGCTTATTTCTAAGCATAGGATTTATCGTAGCACAAACAACAAAAATTTCCGGTACTGTTGTCGACAGTAACGGAGAGCCTGTTATTAGTGCTTCGGTAGTAGTGAAGGGGACTACTGTTGGTACCGTTACAGACGTAGACGGTCAGTTTTCCATAAATGTACCTGAAGGAAGAAATACTTTGGTATTTACATTGGTGGGAATGAAGACAGCAGAACTGAGGATGTCTCAGGGTATGAGAGTTGTAATGGAGAATGATGAACATCTGTTGCAGGACGTTGTTGTTACAGCTTTAGGAGTTGCAAGAGATAAAAAAACACTGGGATATTCAGTATCTTCAATTAAGGGTGATGATATTGCCAATTCGAGAGCACTTAATCCGATGTCTGCCCTTCAAGGTAAGGTCTCGGGTGTAGAGGTTTCTTCATCCGGAACTCCGGGAGGAACGCAAAATGTAACTATCCGTGGATTTAACTCTTTTGGTAATAACCAACCTCTATATGTGGTAGATGGTATTCCTCTGACCAATAAACAAAACCAGTCGGGAAGCATTTCCGGAGGTGTGAATACATTGAATGCTCAGGCCGATTTTGGTTCAGGTATTAATGCCTTGAATCCGAATGATATTGAGAGCATGACTGTGTTGAAGGGGTCTGCTGCTTCGGCTTTGTATGGTTCTCGTGCAGCCCAAGGGGTTATTATGATTACAACTAAGTCGGGGAAAAATACCAACGGAAAACTGAAAATAGAATATAATGGCGGTATAACCGTTCAGCAAATCGGACGTCTACCGGACGAACAACAGATGTTCGGACAAGGTTGGAGCGGAGATCGTGCCTTGGATGAAAACGGAAGCTGGGGTGCCCGCTTCGATGGTAAAGACCGAGTTTGGGGTAATGTGGTGGACAATAGCCAGAAAATAAAACCTTATAATTATCTGAAAAACCGTATACGTGATTTCTATGATCTGGGCTTTGGGTATAACAATGCACTTTCATTGAGTGGTGGTACAGACAAGACCTTATATCATCTGTCGGTATCACATAACTATCTGGACGGCCCTATTCCCACCAATACCGATTCTTATAATCGCTTTACAGTTGCTTCGAATGCATCCCATAAAGCAAACAAGTTATTAATAAGTTCTTCTTTTAATGTCAGTGTAGAAAAGAATCGTGTATCGACAACGGGACAAGACCAATCGGTATATCGTTCATTAAATGAAATTGCTACTGATATTTCTATTGTTGACTTAAAAGATTATAATGATAAATTTAATAATCTGGATAATTATTTTACTCCATATGGCTTAAATCCATATTTTGTATTAAGTGCTAAGGAAGCATTGCAGAGGAAATATAAATTCTTCGGAAAAGTTCAACTAGACTATGATCTGTTGAGTAACCTCAAACTTACTTACCGTTTTGGTGGCGATTATGAAACATCTACTGCCGATATGCATTACGATGCAGTTTCTTTTACTCCTGGTTCTTATAACCGAAATGGCCCAGCCAATGCGGGTAGCTACTCGCAGGATAAAAGAGATTACTTGCAGGTTAATCACGACTATTTTGCTACATTCAATGAGCGGTTCGGAGATTTCTCTGTGAATGCGATTGTCGGAGGAAATGCCAATGAGCAGAAAATGACTCGTCTGTATGGGTCAATCTCTTCAATTGATATTCCCGGTTTTTATCATTTATCGAATACGCTTACTCCGGCCGTTGCCGAACAGACTAGTGACCGTTATCGGATACTAGGTGCTTATGTCAATGCAGATTTCGGATATCAGGATTACCTTTACCTGACGCTTACAGCACGTAACGACTGGTCTTCAGCCTTACCTAAAAAGAATAATTCATTCTTTTATCCTGCAGCGATGTTGAGCTTCATTGTTTCTGATTATATGAAACTGAAAAATATCAATACCGGCCCGCTTGATTATGCCAAAGTAAGATTATCATACGGACGGACAGGTAAAGACACAACTCCTTATTTCGTCTACGACCGCTTTGTTGTTGGATCAGTACTTAATCCGGGTTTCCCGAATGTTGACGATCTATCATTCCCGTTAGGAGGTATCAATGGTTATACAATCTCCAATACGTTAGAAAATCAGAATTTGAAACCTGAGTTGACCGATGAATTTGAAGTTGGGTTTGAAAGTTCTTTTCTCGATCAGCGTATAGGTCTTGAATTTTCATACTATAATAAACTGACAAAAGGATTGATTGCTACAATGCCAATAGACCCAACAGCTGGTTATACAGCCCAAAGGGCTAATTTAGGGGATGTACGCAATAGTGGAATAGAATTATCTCTTTCTTTAGTTCCTGTAAAAACCCGGGATTTCCAATGGGATATCACATACAATTTTACTAAAAACAATAATAAAGTGGAAACTTTAGGTGTTCCCGAAGTTTATTTGGGTGGATACGGAGGAATAGGTATTTACGCTGTTGAAGGCAAGCCGCTCGGTCAGTTTAAAACCCAAAAGGCTTTGACTGTGAATATTGATGGAGTGGACCATACCGTGGTCGATGGAGCCGGGAATCCTCAGCCAACCCCTAATGAAGTTTTCTTGGATAAAGATATTAACGAAAAATACCGGATGGGATTGACCAATACCTTTACATATAAAGGTATTTCATTGTCGGCAACATTAGATCTTCGCTATGGAGGATATATTTACTCCTATTCCAAGGATTATCTGGGCTGGGTAGGTAGTGGCCCTGAAACGGCATATAATGATCGAAATCCATTTCTTATACCAAATTCGGTTGTGCAAAATGGTACGGATACAAACGGTAATCCTGTGTATGTTGAAAATACGACTCCCGTCGATCCAACATCTTTAAATACATTTTATAGCAATGGTGGATTTGAATATTCGGATAATAATGTTATCGACCGTTCATACTTGAAACTTCGTAATGTAAGTCTGGCTTATCAACTACCGAAAAAAATCTGCGAAAAACTTAGGGTTTCTTCTTTAAGAGTATCAGCTACAGCATCTAATATATTGCTGTGGACTCCGAAAGATAATATGTATATTGATCCGGAAGTAACAACTTGGGGTAACGACATTTCTTCCAAATTCGGGGAGTTTGCATCCACACCTCCGTATCAATCCTATGTATTTGGAGTACAACTGTCATTTTAA
- the feoB gene encoding ferrous iron transport protein B yields the protein MLLSDLRTGEKGVIVRVNGSGAFRKRIMEMGFIKGKTIKVILNAPLKDPIKYKIMDYEVSLRRSEAGLIEVIYPEINKKQEILKTESSFNKDLAHEESSIEEHSPKNKNNSDNKKVITVALVGNPNAGKTSLFNVASGAHEHVGNYGGVTVDSKEGRFKHGGYIFKIVDLPGTYSLSAYTPEELFVRRHIVEDKPDVIINIVAASNLERNLYLTTELIDMEAPVVIALNMYDELKESGGEFDYGKLSKMIGIPMVPTVAKTGVGVNDLFDTVIRMHEDKEPTVRRVHISYGNIAENSISRLNIKLEKDKSAQHVFPRRYISIKLLEKDKDIESYVSTLSNGQDLLTTRDAEVKYIEETLKEDTESTLTNARYGFIAGGLKETLKEKANESDRTRIIDSIVTNKYLGFPIFFFFMWVMFECTFRLGGYPMEWIENGVGALGDFIRGTMPEGMLKDLVVDGIIGGVGGVIVFLPNILILYAFISFMEDSGYMARAAFIMDKVMHKMGLHGKSFIPLVMGFGCNVPAILATRTIESRNSRMITMLINPFMSCSARLPVYLLFVGVFFKPYASFVLFGLYFIGILIAVISARLFKRFLFPKEDTPFVMELPPYRMPTLRAVSIHMWDKSRQYLRKMGGVILVASIIIWFLGYFPRDKEREMLFDSQISKVEAQFDNNEINDDQKVELIEAVEDQRNIAHQEESYIGRIGKTIEPVMRPLGFDWKISVSLLSGMAAKEVVVSTLGVLYTGDSENQESLEARLVSDTQADGTPTFTPLVIVSLLLFVLIYFPCVATIAAIKEESGSWKWGVFSIIYTTLLAWVISFLVYQIGNML from the coding sequence ATGCTTTTATCAGACCTGAGGACAGGAGAGAAAGGTGTTATTGTACGTGTTAATGGTAGCGGGGCCTTTCGTAAGCGCATCATGGAGATGGGCTTCATTAAAGGGAAAACCATTAAAGTTATCCTAAACGCTCCCCTGAAAGATCCGATCAAATATAAAATTATGGATTATGAGGTTTCCCTTCGCCGTAGCGAAGCGGGACTTATCGAAGTAATTTATCCCGAAATAAATAAGAAACAAGAGATTCTTAAGACAGAATCTTCTTTCAATAAAGACTTAGCCCATGAGGAATCTTCAATAGAAGAGCATTCTCCTAAGAATAAGAATAATTCGGATAATAAGAAGGTTATAACCGTAGCCTTAGTTGGTAATCCGAATGCAGGAAAAACATCCTTGTTTAATGTTGCTTCAGGAGCGCATGAGCATGTAGGGAATTACGGAGGAGTGACTGTCGATTCGAAGGAGGGACGATTTAAGCATGGTGGTTATATATTCAAAATCGTGGATTTGCCCGGGACATATTCTTTGTCGGCTTATACTCCCGAGGAGCTTTTTGTGAGACGCCATATTGTGGAAGATAAACCTGATGTTATCATTAATATTGTGGCCGCTTCCAATCTGGAGAGGAATTTATATCTGACAACTGAGTTGATAGATATGGAGGCTCCGGTTGTCATTGCATTGAATATGTATGATGAACTGAAAGAGAGCGGGGGTGAATTTGATTACGGGAAATTGTCTAAGATGATCGGTATTCCTATGGTTCCGACGGTGGCCAAAACCGGAGTGGGGGTAAATGATCTTTTCGATACGGTCATACGGATGCATGAAGATAAGGAGCCGACAGTGCGCCGGGTACATATATCTTATGGCAATATAGCAGAGAACTCGATAAGCAGGCTTAATATAAAGCTAGAAAAGGATAAGTCAGCTCAGCATGTTTTCCCCCGTCGTTATATTTCAATAAAATTACTTGAGAAGGATAAAGATATTGAGTCTTATGTATCTACTCTATCGAATGGTCAGGATTTATTGACTACAAGGGATGCCGAAGTAAAATATATTGAAGAAACATTAAAGGAAGATACAGAATCGACTCTCACAAATGCCCGTTATGGTTTTATTGCCGGAGGTTTGAAAGAAACGTTGAAGGAAAAAGCGAATGAGTCGGATCGTACACGTATTATTGACTCTATCGTTACAAATAAATATCTGGGATTCCCTATATTTTTCTTCTTTATGTGGGTGATGTTTGAATGTACTTTTCGTTTGGGCGGATATCCGATGGAGTGGATTGAGAATGGTGTTGGGGCATTAGGAGATTTTATCCGGGGGACTATGCCCGAGGGTATGCTCAAAGATTTGGTTGTAGATGGTATTATAGGAGGAGTGGGGGGTGTAATCGTCTTTCTGCCTAATATATTGATATTGTATGCTTTTATTTCTTTTATGGAAGACTCGGGTTATATGGCGCGGGCTGCTTTTATAATGGATAAAGTGATGCATAAGATGGGATTGCATGGTAAATCGTTTATTCCTCTGGTTATGGGCTTCGGGTGTAATGTGCCGGCTATTCTGGCTACACGTACCATTGAGAGTCGCAATAGCCGCATGATAACAATGCTAATCAATCCGTTTATGTCATGTAGTGCCCGATTACCGGTTTATTTACTTTTTGTCGGCGTCTTTTTTAAACCTTATGCTAGCTTTGTCCTTTTCGGACTTTATTTTATAGGCATATTGATAGCTGTAATATCGGCGCGGCTGTTTAAGAGATTCCTGTTTCCGAAAGAAGATACTCCATTTGTAATGGAGCTGCCTCCGTATCGAATGCCTACATTACGTGCCGTATCTATACATATGTGGGATAAATCGCGGCAATATCTGAGGAAAATGGGAGGGGTTATTCTGGTTGCATCCATTATTATTTGGTTCTTGGGGTATTTTCCCCGTGATAAAGAGCGTGAAATGCTGTTTGATAGCCAGATATCCAAAGTGGAGGCTCAATTCGATAATAATGAAATAAATGATGATCAGAAGGTCGAATTAATCGAGGCGGTTGAAGATCAACGTAATATAGCGCATCAGGAAGAATCTTACATTGGCCGTATTGGGAAGACTATAGAACCTGTGATGCGTCCTTTAGGTTTCGATTGGAAAATTAGTGTGAGTTTACTTTCCGGTATGGCGGCCAAAGAGGTTGTTGTGAGCACACTGGGTGTTTTGTATACAGGGGACTCTGAAAATCAGGAATCTCTCGAAGCTCGCCTAGTAAGTGACACTCAGGCTGACGGTACTCCGACCTTCACACCGTTGGTTATTGTCAGTTTGTTGCTTTTTGTGCTGATTTACTTTCCATGTGTCGCAACTATCGCTGCAATAAAGGAAGAATCCGGATCGTGGAAGTGGGGTGTTTTCAGTATCATTTATACTACTTTACTAGCTTGGGTTATCTCATTTTTGGTCTATCAGATTGGAAATATGTTGTAG
- a CDS encoding endonuclease MutS2, with product MIYPENFESKIGFDKIRQLLTARCLSPLGEEKVDNMTFSSDYIFITESLSQSEEFIRITQEEDDFPTNYFLDVRPSLRNIKVEGTWIDESALFDLRRSLQTIRDIVSFLKKEDEENTPYPHLYTLAGEVVVFPQLISKIDNILDKFGRIKDNASPELHRIRKDMAHISGGISKSLNAILRLAQSEGLVEKDVTPTMRDGRLVIPVAPAFKRKIKGIVHDESASGKTVFIEPAEVVEANNRIRELESEERREIIKILIAFTDVLRPLVPEILQSYEFLAMIDFIRAKATFSIELSAIKPSIEDKQIIRWYRAKHPLLFLSHRKQNKQIVPLDIELEEDNRLLIISGPNAGGKSVCLKTVGLLQYMVQCGLPIPLDENSKVGIFDHIFIDIGDEQSIENDLSTYSSHLTNMKFFVRNCDKKTILLIDEFGGGTEPQIGGAIAESLLKRFNEKGAFGVITTHYQNLKHFANENKGVINGAMLYDRHLMQPLFTLSIGNPGSSFAIEIARKIGLPEDVIADASEIVGSDYINMDKYLQDIVRDKRYWETKRQSIRQKEKRLEEVTETYETDLLAVEKQRKEIIRQAKTDAERIMSEANARIENTIRTIRESQADKEKTKLARQTLSEFKSTLDNEDNFSDDKIARKIQKLKDKEKNKKQKEKAPEKQKTQAITIGDNVRIKGQTSIGQVLDIQRGSATVAFGMIKSTAKLDTLEYVSKNQVKRDSKSTLVSAAVSDDMREKKLNFKQDIDVRGMRGDEALQAVMYFIDDAILVGVSRVRILHGTGTGALRQIIRDYLRTVPGVHNYQDEHVQFGGTGITVVDLN from the coding sequence GTGATATATCCGGAGAATTTCGAATCGAAAATAGGATTTGACAAAATACGACAATTACTCACGGCTAGATGCCTGAGTCCCCTGGGAGAAGAAAAAGTAGATAATATGACTTTTTCTTCCGATTATATATTTATTACTGAAAGTCTTTCCCAAAGTGAGGAATTCATACGGATCACACAGGAAGAGGATGACTTTCCAACGAATTATTTTCTTGATGTACGTCCGTCGCTGCGGAACATCAAAGTAGAAGGTACGTGGATAGACGAAAGTGCATTGTTCGATTTAAGACGCTCCCTGCAAACAATTCGCGACATTGTAAGTTTTCTGAAAAAAGAAGATGAAGAAAATACCCCCTATCCTCATCTATATACATTAGCAGGGGAAGTAGTTGTATTTCCTCAGCTGATAAGTAAAATAGACAATATCCTCGACAAGTTTGGACGCATAAAAGATAATGCCTCACCTGAATTGCACCGTATACGGAAAGATATGGCCCATATATCGGGAGGCATATCTAAAAGTCTGAATGCCATATTACGTCTGGCGCAAAGTGAAGGCCTTGTAGAAAAGGATGTAACACCTACCATGCGCGACGGACGGCTGGTTATCCCTGTTGCTCCGGCATTTAAACGAAAGATTAAAGGGATAGTGCATGACGAATCCGCTTCGGGAAAGACGGTCTTTATAGAACCGGCCGAGGTAGTGGAAGCAAACAACCGTATACGTGAACTGGAAAGCGAAGAAAGGCGCGAGATAATCAAAATACTCATTGCTTTTACTGACGTTTTACGCCCATTAGTTCCCGAAATTCTGCAATCGTATGAATTTCTGGCTATGATCGATTTCATTCGGGCAAAAGCGACATTCTCTATCGAGCTGAGTGCCATCAAACCATCTATAGAAGATAAACAAATAATACGCTGGTACAGGGCAAAACATCCTCTTCTGTTTCTCTCGCACCGCAAACAGAACAAGCAAATAGTACCGCTCGATATAGAACTGGAAGAAGACAACCGCCTGTTGATAATTTCAGGGCCGAATGCCGGAGGAAAATCCGTTTGCCTGAAAACGGTCGGATTGCTTCAGTATATGGTACAATGCGGTTTACCGATTCCCCTGGACGAGAACTCCAAAGTCGGAATATTCGACCATATATTTATAGATATAGGTGATGAGCAATCTATAGAAAACGATTTGAGTACATATAGTTCGCATCTGACTAATATGAAGTTCTTTGTCAGAAACTGCGATAAAAAGACCATACTGCTCATTGATGAGTTTGGCGGAGGTACTGAACCCCAGATAGGCGGGGCGATTGCCGAATCCCTACTGAAACGTTTCAACGAGAAGGGTGCTTTCGGAGTAATCACCACTCACTATCAGAATCTGAAGCACTTTGCCAATGAAAACAAAGGGGTGATAAACGGGGCCATGTTATACGACCGTCATCTAATGCAACCTCTGTTTACCTTATCCATAGGTAATCCGGGCAGTTCGTTTGCCATAGAGATAGCACGGAAGATAGGATTGCCGGAAGATGTAATTGCCGATGCTTCGGAAATAGTAGGCAGCGATTATATCAATATGGATAAATATCTACAGGATATTGTCCGCGACAAACGTTACTGGGAAACCAAACGGCAAAGTATCCGTCAAAAGGAAAAACGGCTCGAAGAAGTTACCGAGACCTACGAAACCGACCTGCTGGCTGTAGAAAAGCAACGAAAAGAAATCATCCGTCAGGCAAAAACTGATGCTGAACGCATTATGTCGGAAGCAAATGCCCGGATAGAGAATACCATACGTACGATCCGTGAATCACAAGCTGATAAGGAGAAAACGAAACTGGCGCGACAAACGTTGAGTGAATTCAAATCGACACTGGATAATGAAGATAATTTCTCCGATGATAAGATTGCCCGTAAAATACAGAAGCTAAAGGACAAGGAGAAAAATAAGAAACAAAAAGAAAAGGCTCCTGAAAAGCAAAAGACGCAAGCAATTACCATCGGTGATAATGTCCGTATAAAAGGGCAAACATCTATAGGGCAGGTACTCGATATACAAAGAGGTAGTGCAACAGTAGCTTTCGGGATGATAAAATCGACCGCCAAACTCGACACACTGGAATATGTAAGTAAGAATCAGGTAAAGCGCGATTCGAAGAGCACACTGGTCAGTGCTGCCGTAAGTGACGATATGCGAGAAAAGAAACTCAACTTCAAACAGGATATAGATGTGCGCGGCATGCGTGGAGACGAAGCCTTACAGGCCGTTATGTACTTCATTGACGACGCCATTCTTGTCGGGGTATCCCGCGTGCGTATCCTGCATGGAACAGGCACGGGCGCACTGCGGCAAATCATACGGGATTACTTGCGTACAGTACCGGGTGTACATAATTATCAGGACGAACATGTCCAATTTGGTGGTACAGGTATTACTGTTGTAGACCTGAATTAA